TGGTCGGCGACGCCGCGCAGGTGCCCTACTACAACAACGGCGGGGCGTCCGACCCCAGCTACACCTTCCTCGCCGGCGCCGACAACTACCCCGACGCGTTGATCGGGCGCATGTCCGCCGAGACCATCGCCCAGGTAGAGACGCAGGTCGTGCGCAGCGTCGAGTACGAGCGCGACGCGCAGGCGGCCGCCTGGTACGGCCAGGGCATCGGCATCGCCTCGGCGCAGGGTGACGGCATCGGCGACGACGGCGAGGCGGACTACGTGCACATGGACGTCATCCGCGGGAAGCTGATGGGCTTCACCTACGCCGGCGTCGATCAGATCTACGACACCAACGGCGGCAACGCAACGATGGTGACCAACGCGCTGAACGCCGGGCGCAGCATCATCGACTACTGCGGCCACGGCAGCATGACGAGCTGGGGCACGACGGGCTTCTCGAACACCAACGTCAACGCGCTGGTGAACGACAACAAGTTGCCTTTCATCCACAGCGTTGCCTGCAACGTCGGCGAGTTCCAGAGCGGCACCTGCTTCGGCGAGGCCTGGCTGCGCGCCACCAACGGCGCCGAGCCGACGGGCGCGGTGGGCTTCTACGGCTCGACGATCAGCCAGAGCTGGGCGCCGCCCATGAGCGCGCAGGACGAGACCATCGACCTGCTCGTCACCGGCGCCAAGCGCTGCTTCGGCGCGCTCTGCTTCAACGGGGCTTGCCTGATGAACGACGAGTACGGCGCCAGCGGCGAAACCGAGACGAAGTACTGGACCGTCTTCGGCGACCCCAGCCTGCGCGTCCGCACGGACGAGCCCACGGCTCTGGCCGTCGATCACATCGAGACCGTGGATCCGCTGATGGCCTACTTCGACGTCACCACCACGCCCGGCGCGCTCGCGGCGTTGAGCTACCAGGGCGACTACGTCGGCGCGGCCTTCGCGGACGCCGCCGGCCTGGCGCGGATCCCCTTCACGGGCGATCTGCCGACTCCCGGCCAGGAGGTCACCCTCACGGTCAGCGGCTTCAATCATTTCGTCCACGTGGAGAACGTGCTGGTGGGCGACGGCCTCGTGCCCACCTGCGACGTCACGCCGCTCGCCTTCACGAAGGTCATGACGCAGGACATGCTGATGACCGACTACCTGCACATCGCGAACAACGGCGAGCTGGGCTCGACGCTCTACTACAACATCAGCCTCAGCGACCCCGACTACCCGACGGGCGGCGGCATCGGCCTCGATCGCAGCATTGCGGGCTCCACGATGACCGCGGATCTGCCGGGCTACTTCCCCGGACAGACCTACGACGTGGTCTTCACCGCGAACTGCGTGTCCAACGACAGCGAGTGGATCAAGTACGTCGATTTCGATCTGCCCGCCGGCGTGGTGCTGAACTCCGCGACGTCCATGAGCGGCGGCTCCGGCGGCGACATGCCCTACAACGGCGGGACCGGTGACGGCGTCGCCTCCGGCTGGTCGGGCACCGGCACCTGGGGCAGCATCTATCCCGGCGAGTCCGCGTCGGCCACCGTCAGCCTGACCTTCAACAGCAGCGCCGACGTGGTGATCCCCTACACGCTCACCGGCGACATCTACGGCAGCGAGCCGCACACGTTGAACGGCGAAATCGTCATCTCGCTGCTCGGTCCGGCCGTGAACGTGGTCTTCCCCAACGGCGGCGAGATCTGCGCGATCGGCGACATGATGCCGATCCAGTGGACGGCCGGCGGCGGTCCTGCCTACGTGAACGTCGAGCTGACGCGTGACGGCCACAGCTGGGAAACCCTCGCCAGCGGCCTGCCCGCGGGCTTCGGGCAGTTCGCGTGGAACGTCGACGGCCCGATCACCGCGGCCGCGCGCGTGCGCGTGACCGACGCGGACGACCCCGGCGTCACCGACACCAGCGACTCGGCCTTCACGATCTATCGCACGATGACCTGGGTCAGCATGACGAGCACCGGCGGCAGCGTGCCCGAGGGCGAGAGCGTCTCGCTGCCCGTGATCTTCGACAGCACGGGTCTGCCCGACGGCACCTACCACACGAACATCGCCATCAGCAGCAACGCGGGCGGCCAGCTCGTGGTGCCGGCCACGGTGGAGGTGCTCTTCGATCCCACGGGCGTGGAGACGGCGCCGACGGCCCTGCGTCTGGCCCAGAACCATCCGAACCCGTTCAACCCGAAGACCGTCATCAGCTTTGCGCTGCCCGCCGCGGGCGACGTGAGCCTGCGCGTCTTCGACGTTCAGGGCCGCGCGGTGGCCACGCTGCTCGACGGCGTGCAGCCCGCCGGCGACCACCACGTCATCTGGGAGGGCCGTGACGATGCGGGCCAGGCGCTCGCCTCGGGCGTCTACTTCTACCGCCTCGAAACGGCGGGCGAGACCCAGGTGAAGAAGATGCTCCTGATGAAGTAGCTCGCTCGTGTCCTCTCGCGCGATGCTTCGAAGGCGCGCAACCCGGACACAAGCTCGCTAGCATGAAGAACAGAGGGGGAGCCCGATGGCTCCCCCTTTCTTCTCTTCATGCGAGCGAGTGGGCCCTTTGGCCGAGTGCCTCACGAAGTGCGAAACGAGCGGGAAGGGGCCATGAGGCCTATCCGTAGCGCCCCTCGATGTAGTCCGCCGTCTCCGCATGCCGCGGCGTGACGAAGAGCGTGTCGGTGGGCGCGTGCTCCACCACCTTGCCCAGCAGCATGAAGATGCACTCCTCGCTGGCGCGGCGGGCCTGGGCCATGTTGTGCGTCACGATGATGATGGTGTAGTCGCCGCGCAACTCCCACATGAGCTCCTCGACGGCCTCGGTGGCCTTGGGGTCGAGGGCCGAGCAGGGCTCGTCCATGAGCAGGAGCACGGGCTTGACCGGCAGCAGGCGCGCGATGCAAAGCTTCTGCTGCTCCTCGAGGGAGAGCAGGGTGGCGTCGCGGTCGAGGTGGTCCTTGACCTT
Above is a window of Candidatus Latescibacterota bacterium DNA encoding:
- a CDS encoding T9SS type A sorting domain-containing protein, which translates into the protein MRRLSVLIAVVALLLSATSAGARQIAVASGDDAYSLRVLSATPERSVVQLDLNHFDLEGVEIDGDKWATLALDKLALHQEAGLPALPTVRRSLAVPGDGIMGLTVTGADFVEFAGVDVAPSKGNLSRNVDPAMVRYTFDRFYDQDAWYPSKTAQLHTPYILRDVRGQVLELNPFQYNPATHTLRVYTTLQVEVAWAAPGGENVLAGRTAAPVDEFAKIYSRQFINYDAMGDRYASIPEVGSMLVITYDAFASAVQPFVDWKNQMGIATTMVNVSAVGGTGTQIKAYIQNLYDTTDLAFILLVGDAAQVPYYNNGGASDPSYTFLAGADNYPDALIGRMSAETIAQVETQVVRSVEYERDAQAAAWYGQGIGIASAQGDGIGDDGEADYVHMDVIRGKLMGFTYAGVDQIYDTNGGNATMVTNALNAGRSIIDYCGHGSMTSWGTTGFSNTNVNALVNDNKLPFIHSVACNVGEFQSGTCFGEAWLRATNGAEPTGAVGFYGSTISQSWAPPMSAQDETIDLLVTGAKRCFGALCFNGACLMNDEYGASGETETKYWTVFGDPSLRVRTDEPTALAVDHIETVDPLMAYFDVTTTPGALAALSYQGDYVGAAFADAAGLARIPFTGDLPTPGQEVTLTVSGFNHFVHVENVLVGDGLVPTCDVTPLAFTKVMTQDMLMTDYLHIANNGELGSTLYYNISLSDPDYPTGGGIGLDRSIAGSTMTADLPGYFPGQTYDVVFTANCVSNDSEWIKYVDFDLPAGVVLNSATSMSGGSGGDMPYNGGTGDGVASGWSGTGTWGSIYPGESASATVSLTFNSSADVVIPYTLTGDIYGSEPHTLNGEIVISLLGPAVNVVFPNGGEICAIGDMMPIQWTAGGGPAYVNVELTRDGHSWETLASGLPAGFGQFAWNVDGPITAAARVRVTDADDPGVTDTSDSAFTIYRTMTWVSMTSTGGSVPEGESVSLPVIFDSTGLPDGTYHTNIAISSNAGGQLVVPATVEVLFDPTGVETAPTALRLAQNHPNPFNPKTVISFALPAAGDVSLRVFDVQGRAVATLLDGVQPAGDHHVIWEGRDDAGQALASGVYFYRLETAGETQVKKMLLMK